In a single window of the Hyalangium gracile genome:
- a CDS encoding CPXCG motif-containing cysteine-rich protein, with protein sequence MQPFADGTVQSCPYCGEEVEVEVDALGPSSETYVEDCPVCCRPWTVSVSREEQEVFIHLGRDDD encoded by the coding sequence ATGCAGCCCTTCGCCGATGGAACCGTCCAGTCCTGCCCCTACTGCGGCGAGGAGGTGGAAGTCGAAGTGGACGCCCTGGGGCCCTCCTCGGAGACGTACGTGGAAGACTGCCCGGTGTGCTGCCGACCGTGGACCGTGTCCGTCTCCCGAGAGGAGCAGGAAGTCTTCATCCACCTCGGCCGGGATGACGACTGA